One window from the genome of Calliopsis andreniformis isolate RMS-2024a chromosome 12, iyCalAndr_principal, whole genome shotgun sequence encodes:
- the Als2 gene encoding amyotrophic lateral sclerosis 2 isoform X3, whose translation MNVVDTIILKDEVKCCSHGYKEENEVIKVKSIAVSDQAALFVTENGQLWASGNQSQIDIDSTEPKKVKFFEGRTVSAVACGSNFNVVAVRKTTKAVRDDTDSENELEEEVFVNSCPQCHRAISLSPTSLTSSDTCPMGPHAHQFSEDRSTNSISALSITSKEPDTISPSEITKTDQTSKLIGNGEQCSNNSVNSEKEEKRNVIFINTEAARQFLTRQLSWVSSYGSIKEEIPLENVEKPTRLIKQNMSNVANLVYEGVKNVGGKVVTLSRHMSGSSDINEFKEDSTEDLEYGEECFKPATSLPLSLRCEEFPWSSSTGSSEHELSQQGLNERINALTRIGNSILSTELWAWGDVQYGQLGIGDIIKQSRPVLVTKLSNTGLRKISCGAFHILALTLDGRVFAWGRNNYKQVTLKPKLHQSYPQLFTTQLCPNERAKDIAAGSYHSLVMMHHGLYFIGQSSKAGDMFQIDIETNSEFSTRELFSSGEYSCCSLIKEPKINISDDLISEQIFLQEMLVIHQNLIKPFQKKGGAMQESNVYETVCKCYVELLSFNVLNVISLWDYFNHIGEAYDVTIVANVEEYITIYKYYLNAICDVISLSGFTYMAKIIEVPQKITNLFMDKLKSNEVKKATSEITITMALQHPLCIINRYKTMILNLIKCNGTRMGVERLQQALIKWEQVCNEQEKRQKEAEATKQFWESSGKLGELLRSPDRRLIRESRTYPLSILNSGRFSTHWFVLLTDIFIHVIGTSYTVHPLQILWVELLPDSETVQNAISVVGPEDTFVLYTPTASERNEWLHALQNAIKCNLQKVIGHVPPLVRSGSFTFTKHSLFKDAKYTGRWLNGKPHGAGKLEWPDSRTYTGQFYKGVIHGTGKMEIPSQGVYEGQWKDGQQNGYGTMKYNNGDFYEGYFKDGLPHGHGVKKEGHFMASVASVYIGEWAAGVKHGYGIMDDIMTGEKYLGSWSNGMKHGCGLIVTLDGIYYEGVFMQDVLTGHGVMVFEDGTHYEGEFKSAGIFYGKGTLTFRSGDRLEGNMNGVWNKGVKVIATLHMNKANGNSQTLSKPTSFGKLCVSPDQKWKAIFRQCYQQLGVPEPDLKTTSTNDKFLETQRIWQNVASIINRSREKTLRQKNLLISTSVGKENDAESTDELDKIPCFGRDKLTVENYNEIHKYLVKAFESPHHPLGALLIEVAAVYTATYGGVRVHPLLLSHAVSELHSITSRIYDIVILLFPALPQGGKEYVLEKENEEEGQVISAAAILHPVLLPRVHSALFVLYALHNKKEDDAYWERLMKWNKQPDITLMAFLDIDQKFWKNTNVMSLNEGLSYESKSYFNDAIETLQQLKTTFSPLEKLLVVRNTFEQMTQSVQKQLGSTYLWTMDELFPVFYFVVVRASVLQLGSEIHFIEDFMEPYLQNGELGIMFTTLKACYYQILQEKINVAD comes from the exons ATGAATGTAGTAGATACAATAATTCTAAAAGACGAAGTTAAATGTTGCAGCCATGG GTATAAGGAGGAAAACGAAGTTATTAAAGTAAAATCGATAGCAGTTAGTGATCAAGCAGCATTGTTTGTAACAGAAAATGGACAGCTTTGGGCTAGTGGTAATCAATCACAAATAGATATTGATAGCACAGAACCCAAGAAGGTCAAATTTTTTGAAGGCAGAACTGTGTCTGCTGTTGCATGTGGTTCTAATTTCAATGTAGTTGCTGTAAGAAAAACAACAAAGGCTGTCAGAGATGATACAGATAGTGAAAATGAGTTGGAAGAAGAAGTGTTTGTTAATTCGTGTCCTCAGTGTCATCGTGCAATATCATTAAGTCCTACAAGCTTAACATCATCGGATACTTGTCCCATGGGACCTCATGCACATCAATTCAGTGAAGATCGCTCAACTAATTCCATTAGTGCTTTATCCATCACTAGTAAAGAACCTGATACAATTTCACCTTcagaaataactaaaacagaccAAACTTCTAAGTTGATTGGAAATGGAGAACAGTGTTCTAATAATTCTGTAAAttctgaaaaagaagaaaaaaggaatgttatttttataaatacagaagctGCAAGACAATTTTTAACAAGACAGCTGTCATGGGTTTCATCTTATGGAAGTATAAAGGAAGAAATACCTTTGGAAAACGTTGAAAAACCAACTAGATTAATCAAACAAAACATGTCTAATGTTGCTAATTTAGTTTATGAAGGAGTAAAGAATGTGGGAGGTAAAGTGGTTACATTATCTAGACATATGAGTGGAAGCTCTGATATCAATGAATTCAAAGAAGATAgtactgaagatttagaatATGGAGAAGAATGTTTCAAACCTGCAACTAGTTTGCCACTAAGTTTACGTTGTGAAGAATTTCCTTGGTCATCTAGTACTGGCTCTTCAGAGCATGAACTATCTCAACAAGGTCTAAATGAAAGAATTAATGCCTTAACACGTATTGGTAACAGTATCTTATCTACTGAACTCTGGGCGTGGGGTGATGTGCAATATGGACAATTGGGAATAGGAGATATTATTAAGCAATCACGACCTGTTTTAGTGACAAAACTTAGTAATACTGGATTAAGAAAAATTTCCTGTGGTGCATTTCATATACTTGCCTTAACATTAGATGGAAGAGTCTTTGCTTGGGGAAGAAATAATTATAAACAAGTTACTTTAAAACCAAAATTGCATCAAAGTTATCCTCAATTATTTACCACACAATTATGTCCAAATGAAAGAGCCAAAGATATAGCAGCAGGTAGTTATCATAGTTTAGTCATGATGCATCATGGTTTATACTTTATTGGACAGTCTAG TAAAGCTGGAGACATGTTTCAAATTGACATTGAAACAAACAGTGAATTCAGTACACGAGAACTGTTTAGTTCTGGAGAATATAGTTGCTGCTCTCTAATAAAGGAacctaaaataaatatttctgatGATTTAATAAGTGAACAAATCTTTTTACAAGAAATGTTAGTTATTCATCAAAATTTAATCAAACCATTTCAGAAGAAGGGAGGTGCTATGCAAGAGTCAAATGTTTATGAAACAGTGTGCAAATGTTATGTAGAGTTATTAAGCTTTAATGTACTGAATGTTATTAGCTTGTGGGATTATTTTAACCATATTGGTGAAGCATATGATGTAACAATTGTTGCTAATGTTGAGGAATATATTACCATATACAAGTATTATTTAAATGCAATATGTGATGTTATTTCTCTGAGTGGATTTACATACATGGCAAAGATAATTGAAGTACCACAAAAGATAACAAATTTATTCATGGACAAATTAAAAAGTAATGAAGTAAAGAAAGCTACAAGTGAAATTACTATCACTATGGCATTGCAACATCCGTTATGTATAATAAACAG ATATAAAACTATGATTTTGAATTTGATAAAGTGCAATGGTACCAGAATGGGTGTAGAACGATTACAACAAGCACTCATAAAATGGGAACAAGTGTGTAATGAACAAGAAAAGCGACAGAAAGAAGCTGAAGCAACCAAACAATTTTGGGAAAGTTCTGGCAAATTAGGAGAACTATTGAGATCTCCCGATAGAAGACTAATAAGGGAATCACGAACATATCCTCTATCAATACTTAACTCTGGAAGATTTTCTACACACTGGTTTGTTTTgttaactgatatatttattcatGTAATTGGAACTTCCTATACTGTTCATCCACTTCAAATTTTGTGGGTAGAGCTTTTACCAGATTCTGAAACAGTACAA AATGCTATATCAGTAGTAGGACCGGAAGATACATTTGTGTTATATACTCCAACAGCTTCAGAGCGTAATGAATGGTTACATGCATTACAAAATGCTATAAAATGTAATTTACAAAAAGTTATTGGACATGTACCTCCATTAGTACGTTCTGGTTCCTTCACTTTTACAAAACACAGTCTTTTCAAAGACGCAAAGTATACTG GGCGATGGTTGAATGGCAAACCACATGGTGCCGGCAAGTTAGAATGGCCAGATAGTCGCACGTACACTGGACAATTCTATAAAGGAGTTATTCATGGTACTGGGAAGATGGAAATTCCATCACAGGGTGTATATGAAGGACAATGGAAAGATGGTCAACAAAATGGATATGGAACAATGAA ATACAATAATGGAGATTTTTATGAAGGATATTTCAAAGATGGATTACCACATGGTCACGGTGTTAAAAAAGAGGGTCATTTTATGGCATCTGTAGCATCTGTTTATATTGGAGAATGGGCTGCAGGTGTCAAACACGGTTATGGAATTATGGATGATATTATGACGG GTGAAAAATATTTAGGATCCTGGAGCAATGGAATGAAACATGGTTGTGGCTTAATTGTAACTTTAGATGGTATTTACTATGAAGGAGTTTTTATGCAAGATGTCTTAACG GGTCATGGAGTTATGGTGTTTGAGGATGGTACTCATTACGAAGGTGAATTTAAGTCAGCTGGTATTTTTTATGGAAAAGGTACATTAACATTTAGAAGTGGTGATCGTTTAGAGGGTAATATGAATGGAGTATGGAACAAAGGAGTAAAAGTTATTGCAACATTACACATGAATAAAGCTAATGGAAATTCACAAACTCTTTCAAAGCCAAC GTCTTTTGGAAAGTTGTGCGTATCCCCAGATCAAAAATGGAAAGCTATATTTAGACAATGTTATCAACAACTTGGTGTACCTGAACCAGATCTTAAAACTACAAGTACGAATGATAAGTTTTTAGAAACGCAACGGATATGGCAAAATGTTGCCAGTATCATAAATAGGTCCCGTGAAAAAACATTGCGACAAAAGAATCTTTTGATATCTACTTCAGTTGGTAAAGAAAACGATGCTGAAAGTACTGATGAATTGGACAAAATTCCATGTTTTGGAAGAGACAAACTTACTGTTGAGAATTATAACgaaattcataaatatttagTTAAAGCTTTTGAAAGTCCACATCATCCACTAGGTGCTCTTTTAATCGAAGTTGCCGCAGTATATACAGCTACTTACGGTGGTGTAAGAGTTCATCCGTTATTACTCAGTCATGCTGTGTCTGAACTTCATAGTATAACTTCAAGAATATACGACATAGTTATTTTATTGTTTCCGGCGTTACCACAAGGCGGTAAAGAATATGTATTGgaaaaagaaaatgaagagGAAGG ACAAGTCATAAGTGCTGCTGCAATACTTCATCCTGTATTATTACCTCGTGTACATTCAGCGCTTTTTGTGCTATATGCTTTACATAATAAAAAAGAAGATGATGCTTATTGGGAAAGATTAATGAAATGGAATAAACAACCCGACATAACATTAATGGCTTTCCTAGATATTGATCA GAAATTTTGGAAAAACACAAACGTAATGAGTCTAAACGAAGGATTGTCGTATGAAAGCAAGTCATATTTTAATGATGCGATAGAAACGTTACAACAGTTAAAAACAACATTCTCTCCATTAGAAAAATTGTTAGTTGTTAGAAATACGTTTGAACAAATGACACAA TCAGTTCAAAAACAATTGGGTTCCACGTATTTATGGACAATGGACGAGTTATTTCCTGTTTTTTATTTCGTTGTTGTACGTGCTAGTGTACTACAATTAGGTAGTGAAATACATTTTATAGAAGATTTTATGGAACCCTATCTACAAAACGGAGAACTTGGAATTATGTTCACTACTCTTAAG GCATGTTACTATCAAATATTACAAGAAAAAATTAATGTGGCTGATTGA
- the Als2 gene encoding amyotrophic lateral sclerosis 2 isoform X2: MSFLDPTIVFKRAQFEVIDIASNSEHLFIVDNNGHVLKINPKDMNVVDTIILKDEVKCCSHGYKEENEVIKVKSIAVSDQAALFVTENGQLWASGNQSQIDIDSTEPKKVKFFEGRTVSAVACGSNFNVVAVRKTTKAVRDDTDSENELEEEVFVNSCPQCHRAISLSPTSLTSSDTCPMGPHAHQFSEDRSTNSISALSITSKEPDTISPSEITKTDQTSKLIGNGEQCSNNSVNSEKEEKRNVIFINTEAARQFLTRQLSWVSSYGSIKEEIPLENVEKPTRLIKQNMSNVANLVYEGVKNVGGKVVTLSRHMSGSSDINEFKEDSTEDLEYGEECFKPATSLPLSLRCEEFPWSSSTGSSEHELSQQGLNERINALTRIGNSILSTELWAWGDVQYGQLGIGDIIKQSRPVLVTKLSNTGLRKISCGAFHILALTLDGRVFAWGRNNYKQVTLKPKLHQSYPQLFTTQLCPNERAKDIAAGSYHSLVMMHHGLYFIGQSSKAGDMFQIDIETNSEFSTRELFSSGEYSCCSLIKEPKINISDDLISEQIFLQEMLVIHQNLIKPFQKKGGAMQESNVYETVCKCYVELLSFNVLNVISLWDYFNHIGEAYDVTIVANVEEYITIYKYYLNAICDVISLSGFTYMAKIIEVPQKITNLFMDKLKSNEVKKATSEITITMALQHPLCIINRYKTMILNLIKCNGTRMGVERLQQALIKWEQVCNEQEKRQKEAEATKQFWESSGKLGELLRSPDRRLIRESRTYPLSILNSGRFSTHWFVLLTDIFIHVIGTSYTVHPLQILWVELLPDSETVQNAISVVGPEDTFVLYTPTASERNEWLHALQNAIKCNLQKVIGHVPPLVRSGSFTFTKHSLFKDAKYTGRWLNGKPHGAGKLEWPDSRTYTGQFYKGVIHGTGKMEIPSQGVYEGQWKDGQQNGYGTMKYNNGDFYEGYFKDGLPHGHGVKKEGHFMASVASVYIGEWAAGVKHGYGIMDDIMTGEKYLGSWSNGMKHGCGLIVTLDGIYYEGVFMQDVLTGHGVMVFEDGTHYEGEFKSAGIFYGKGTLTFRSGDRLEGNMNGVWNKGVKVIATLHMNKANGNSQTLSKPTSFGKLCVSPDQKWKAIFRQCYQQLGVPEPDLKTTSTNDKFLETQRIWQNVASIINRSREKTLRQKNLLISTSVGKENDAESTDELDKIPCFGRDKLTVENYNEIHKYLVKAFESPHHPLGALLIEVAAVYTATYGGVRVHPLLLSHAVSELHSITSRIYDIVILLFPALPQGGKEYVLEKENEEEGQVISAAAILHPVLLPRVHSALFVLYALHNKKEDDAYWERLMKWNKQPDITLMAFLDIDQKFWKNTNVMSLNEGLSYESKSYFNDAIETLQQLKTTFSPLEKLLVVRNTFEQMTQSVQKQLGSTYLWTMDELFPVFYFVVVRASVLQLGSEIHFIEDFMEPYLQNGELGIMFTTLKACYYQILQEKINVAD, translated from the exons ATGTCATTCTTGGACCCTACAATAGTTTTTAAAAGGGCTCAATTTGAAGTGATCGATATAGCATCCAATTCAGAGCATTTATTTATTGTAGATAATAATGGACATGTTTTGAAAATAAATCCCAAAGATATGAATGTAGTAGATACAATAATTCTAAAAGACGAAGTTAAATGTTGCAGCCATGG GTATAAGGAGGAAAACGAAGTTATTAAAGTAAAATCGATAGCAGTTAGTGATCAAGCAGCATTGTTTGTAACAGAAAATGGACAGCTTTGGGCTAGTGGTAATCAATCACAAATAGATATTGATAGCACAGAACCCAAGAAGGTCAAATTTTTTGAAGGCAGAACTGTGTCTGCTGTTGCATGTGGTTCTAATTTCAATGTAGTTGCTGTAAGAAAAACAACAAAGGCTGTCAGAGATGATACAGATAGTGAAAATGAGTTGGAAGAAGAAGTGTTTGTTAATTCGTGTCCTCAGTGTCATCGTGCAATATCATTAAGTCCTACAAGCTTAACATCATCGGATACTTGTCCCATGGGACCTCATGCACATCAATTCAGTGAAGATCGCTCAACTAATTCCATTAGTGCTTTATCCATCACTAGTAAAGAACCTGATACAATTTCACCTTcagaaataactaaaacagaccAAACTTCTAAGTTGATTGGAAATGGAGAACAGTGTTCTAATAATTCTGTAAAttctgaaaaagaagaaaaaaggaatgttatttttataaatacagaagctGCAAGACAATTTTTAACAAGACAGCTGTCATGGGTTTCATCTTATGGAAGTATAAAGGAAGAAATACCTTTGGAAAACGTTGAAAAACCAACTAGATTAATCAAACAAAACATGTCTAATGTTGCTAATTTAGTTTATGAAGGAGTAAAGAATGTGGGAGGTAAAGTGGTTACATTATCTAGACATATGAGTGGAAGCTCTGATATCAATGAATTCAAAGAAGATAgtactgaagatttagaatATGGAGAAGAATGTTTCAAACCTGCAACTAGTTTGCCACTAAGTTTACGTTGTGAAGAATTTCCTTGGTCATCTAGTACTGGCTCTTCAGAGCATGAACTATCTCAACAAGGTCTAAATGAAAGAATTAATGCCTTAACACGTATTGGTAACAGTATCTTATCTACTGAACTCTGGGCGTGGGGTGATGTGCAATATGGACAATTGGGAATAGGAGATATTATTAAGCAATCACGACCTGTTTTAGTGACAAAACTTAGTAATACTGGATTAAGAAAAATTTCCTGTGGTGCATTTCATATACTTGCCTTAACATTAGATGGAAGAGTCTTTGCTTGGGGAAGAAATAATTATAAACAAGTTACTTTAAAACCAAAATTGCATCAAAGTTATCCTCAATTATTTACCACACAATTATGTCCAAATGAAAGAGCCAAAGATATAGCAGCAGGTAGTTATCATAGTTTAGTCATGATGCATCATGGTTTATACTTTATTGGACAGTCTAG TAAAGCTGGAGACATGTTTCAAATTGACATTGAAACAAACAGTGAATTCAGTACACGAGAACTGTTTAGTTCTGGAGAATATAGTTGCTGCTCTCTAATAAAGGAacctaaaataaatatttctgatGATTTAATAAGTGAACAAATCTTTTTACAAGAAATGTTAGTTATTCATCAAAATTTAATCAAACCATTTCAGAAGAAGGGAGGTGCTATGCAAGAGTCAAATGTTTATGAAACAGTGTGCAAATGTTATGTAGAGTTATTAAGCTTTAATGTACTGAATGTTATTAGCTTGTGGGATTATTTTAACCATATTGGTGAAGCATATGATGTAACAATTGTTGCTAATGTTGAGGAATATATTACCATATACAAGTATTATTTAAATGCAATATGTGATGTTATTTCTCTGAGTGGATTTACATACATGGCAAAGATAATTGAAGTACCACAAAAGATAACAAATTTATTCATGGACAAATTAAAAAGTAATGAAGTAAAGAAAGCTACAAGTGAAATTACTATCACTATGGCATTGCAACATCCGTTATGTATAATAAACAG ATATAAAACTATGATTTTGAATTTGATAAAGTGCAATGGTACCAGAATGGGTGTAGAACGATTACAACAAGCACTCATAAAATGGGAACAAGTGTGTAATGAACAAGAAAAGCGACAGAAAGAAGCTGAAGCAACCAAACAATTTTGGGAAAGTTCTGGCAAATTAGGAGAACTATTGAGATCTCCCGATAGAAGACTAATAAGGGAATCACGAACATATCCTCTATCAATACTTAACTCTGGAAGATTTTCTACACACTGGTTTGTTTTgttaactgatatatttattcatGTAATTGGAACTTCCTATACTGTTCATCCACTTCAAATTTTGTGGGTAGAGCTTTTACCAGATTCTGAAACAGTACAA AATGCTATATCAGTAGTAGGACCGGAAGATACATTTGTGTTATATACTCCAACAGCTTCAGAGCGTAATGAATGGTTACATGCATTACAAAATGCTATAAAATGTAATTTACAAAAAGTTATTGGACATGTACCTCCATTAGTACGTTCTGGTTCCTTCACTTTTACAAAACACAGTCTTTTCAAAGACGCAAAGTATACTG GGCGATGGTTGAATGGCAAACCACATGGTGCCGGCAAGTTAGAATGGCCAGATAGTCGCACGTACACTGGACAATTCTATAAAGGAGTTATTCATGGTACTGGGAAGATGGAAATTCCATCACAGGGTGTATATGAAGGACAATGGAAAGATGGTCAACAAAATGGATATGGAACAATGAA ATACAATAATGGAGATTTTTATGAAGGATATTTCAAAGATGGATTACCACATGGTCACGGTGTTAAAAAAGAGGGTCATTTTATGGCATCTGTAGCATCTGTTTATATTGGAGAATGGGCTGCAGGTGTCAAACACGGTTATGGAATTATGGATGATATTATGACGG GTGAAAAATATTTAGGATCCTGGAGCAATGGAATGAAACATGGTTGTGGCTTAATTGTAACTTTAGATGGTATTTACTATGAAGGAGTTTTTATGCAAGATGTCTTAACG GGTCATGGAGTTATGGTGTTTGAGGATGGTACTCATTACGAAGGTGAATTTAAGTCAGCTGGTATTTTTTATGGAAAAGGTACATTAACATTTAGAAGTGGTGATCGTTTAGAGGGTAATATGAATGGAGTATGGAACAAAGGAGTAAAAGTTATTGCAACATTACACATGAATAAAGCTAATGGAAATTCACAAACTCTTTCAAAGCCAAC GTCTTTTGGAAAGTTGTGCGTATCCCCAGATCAAAAATGGAAAGCTATATTTAGACAATGTTATCAACAACTTGGTGTACCTGAACCAGATCTTAAAACTACAAGTACGAATGATAAGTTTTTAGAAACGCAACGGATATGGCAAAATGTTGCCAGTATCATAAATAGGTCCCGTGAAAAAACATTGCGACAAAAGAATCTTTTGATATCTACTTCAGTTGGTAAAGAAAACGATGCTGAAAGTACTGATGAATTGGACAAAATTCCATGTTTTGGAAGAGACAAACTTACTGTTGAGAATTATAACgaaattcataaatatttagTTAAAGCTTTTGAAAGTCCACATCATCCACTAGGTGCTCTTTTAATCGAAGTTGCCGCAGTATATACAGCTACTTACGGTGGTGTAAGAGTTCATCCGTTATTACTCAGTCATGCTGTGTCTGAACTTCATAGTATAACTTCAAGAATATACGACATAGTTATTTTATTGTTTCCGGCGTTACCACAAGGCGGTAAAGAATATGTATTGgaaaaagaaaatgaagagGAAGG ACAAGTCATAAGTGCTGCTGCAATACTTCATCCTGTATTATTACCTCGTGTACATTCAGCGCTTTTTGTGCTATATGCTTTACATAATAAAAAAGAAGATGATGCTTATTGGGAAAGATTAATGAAATGGAATAAACAACCCGACATAACATTAATGGCTTTCCTAGATATTGATCA GAAATTTTGGAAAAACACAAACGTAATGAGTCTAAACGAAGGATTGTCGTATGAAAGCAAGTCATATTTTAATGATGCGATAGAAACGTTACAACAGTTAAAAACAACATTCTCTCCATTAGAAAAATTGTTAGTTGTTAGAAATACGTTTGAACAAATGACACAA TCAGTTCAAAAACAATTGGGTTCCACGTATTTATGGACAATGGACGAGTTATTTCCTGTTTTTTATTTCGTTGTTGTACGTGCTAGTGTACTACAATTAGGTAGTGAAATACATTTTATAGAAGATTTTATGGAACCCTATCTACAAAACGGAGAACTTGGAATTATGTTCACTACTCTTAAG GCATGTTACTATCAAATATTACAAGAAAAAATTAATGTGGCTGATTGA